Genomic window (Ictalurus punctatus breed USDA103 chromosome 16, Coco_2.0, whole genome shotgun sequence):
aataaaaaataatagtaaaagtGGTCCTCCAGCAGGCTGTGTGATGTATAAGGAAAGGAGAGCTTCGTGGTTTTGTCGTCACCCAGCTTACATTTTACACTTCATCATAAAGCATGTAAGAGCCAATTAGTTTACGCTTTCCAGAGGTGCCAGAGGTGCTTTTAGTCTCCTAGCAAACCGCTGAGAAGGCAAAGAAACACACTGTTGTGCTGAATGAACATTTCCAGTCTTGTAATATCGTTATCTTAAACCACGACAGGCCTTTATGCAACACTGAGTTTTTGTGACGGGAAGGATGACGCTTTATCTTTGGTTGGCGTACCGCGTAAATACCGCAATGAATGTGTCCCGCGTTTGCTCTGCAGGCGAGCGTCGGGTCGCTGTGAGCTCTGCTGTGCGGCGGCAGAATGCAGTTCGCTTTTCCTGTCAGCAAGAACAGGATCATATCCACCTTTCCCAAGGTAAAGAATCAGAGTCTGATTCACCGGCACTCGATCCCTTCACGCGTTAGTGTATAATCATCCCACATTTCGTCACCCCGGAGATCGGGTAGTGTTTAATCATCGTGAAAATGGATTATTCCagagtgctgctgaattctcaaatctgattggtcaggagtcAGGTGTTAATGAATGATTTTTCCCTAACAAGCAATTAatgcgttattgtttctatagtaacagctcatacgtAAGGTGAGTgctcaacataaaaaaaaaaagccagcacGTTTATAATGACGCTAAAGTTTGAGTTTGAATttctttgcgtgtgtgtgttgcagtgttaTAATCCACAAGCGTGTTTGCAGATGAAGGAAGACTGGAACGTTAAAGCCAAGCTAGCTTTTAAAGACCGAGCCACCTGGCAGCAGAGGTGAGAGCCGCCACCTTTCATTATGCAGCAGCAGACGTGCGCATCACTTCCTGCGTGACTTCTAGTCCAACTACCTCACTGTTATTGCACGTAGTGTATCAGTAGTGTTCGAGTAGCGCTCGAGACCCGGTCTCGGTCTTGTCTTAAACCTATAACAGCATTTCCACGCACAAATACTCGAACTCTTTCAGTCTGGACAGATTGAAGATGTCGAAAGCCGTCGTTGTTGGAGACCTGAACGTAGGGAAGACCTGCTTAATCAACAGGTACGTGAACCTGAAGCCTGACAAGCGTAATGATGTGGGAATGGAATTGCCCGTGACCCGTGAGGCTTATTTGTCACTCGAGAGCGTTTAATCGAGACGGTCTTGTGCTCTAGGTTCTGTAAAGATGCTTTTGATCGCGACTACAAGGCCACCATCGGGGTCGACTTCGAAATCGAGAGATTTGAGCTGTCGGGGCTTCCGTTCTCCCTTCAGATGTGAGTGCTGCTTCTTCATCACAACTTTTCACGCGTGAAGTCTATTAAAGAAGAGTTACTCTGTGATTGATCCTCGTAGAACTGGATTAAATCTCTCTAAAAACAAGTCTTGGGCTGAAGTTTGGACACGCCGAAtcgttttttaaaatgataatgaaaTATCAATAGAGTGGAGTCTACCCAAACGGCTGAGACCACAGTGAAGatctgtgattattattattattagttctttttgtttgtttagttagggcttgtttattttgatgttttatttgtttaagttttttttgttagttatttgtttagtttagtatgtttatttagttttattcttttttggcatttgttttgtttttgtttttgctgttgtatttgtttattgtttttgttaagtTGTATGTttagtgttgtttgttttattattgttttgttatttgttttgttttttgctgttttatttgtttattttcttgttttctttgttaagtTGTCTGTTTACTTTTCTCTGTTTtgcttttattaataattttttttgcttgttttacttttttgttgtttgttttgttttagctgttttatttgtttattttctttgttttttgttaagttgtttgtttagttttggtcggtttgtttagttttgtttgttttttgtttagtttagtatgtttgttattttgtttgatactttttagttttattttttgttgtttgttttgttttggctgttttatttgtttgtttttgtttttttgttaagttgtttgtttagttttggttgttttgttttgtttgtttcttgtttagtttagtatgtttgttattttcttttatactttttagttttattttctttgttgtttagttttttctgttttatttgtttgttttcgtaTTTTTGTTAAGTTGTTTAGTTttgattggtttgttttgttgttttgtttgtttagattttttgttgtttttttgtttagttcagtatgtttgttattttgttttatactttttagttgaattttttggttgtttgttttgtttttgctgttttatttgtttgttttctttgtttttgttgttaagGGTAAATACAGGCCATGAAGCAACAGTTTGCCAGGAGAAGGAGGTGGAGTATGGAGGGTTAGGGGCGTGttcaatttgcatattcataactGGACTTCTTGATGAGGTTAAAAGGGTCATCATGGCcagttattacatttacacCAGTTTGTGCAAATCTTTCCAGTCTGAAAGGTTAGAAAATGAAGCAGATTTGTAAACGTTGAAGGTTTAAGAGATACAGAGAGTCTAAGGGAGAAAaggttttgtgtttatttgctcTGACTTGTTTATTTTAACAAACCCAGTGGTGTGTATGCTTTCTTCACCTCGTAGCTGGGACACTGCAGGCCAGGAGAAGTTTAAATGCATTGCTTCAGCGTATTACCGAGGAGCTCAGGGTACGGTCCTCGTTCAACACTCATACACCTTCATTCAACACGCCACTGAACACGCACTCGACAGCTCAACATGATGAACATCATTTCTGTGcggttttggtttttttcttcacagtgaTCGTCACGGTATTCGACATGACGGACATTCTAACACTGGAGCACACCAAGTAAGTTAGATATTGTTACTTGGTTTACTTGTGTCTGGGTCAAATCTATGAAGGCTTTGTGCCATGTCCAGTGGTTCTGTACCAGTTTTAATGGTTTTGTGCCATTTTCAGAGTCTTTGTGCCAATGTTAGAGGCCTTCTGCTATTTTTAGAGGTTTCATGCCAGTTTTTAGAGGCTTTGTGCCAGTTTTAGAGGCTTTGTGCCAGTTTTAGAGGCTTTGTGCCAGTTTTTAgaggctttgtgccatttttagaGGTGTTGTGCCAGTTTTTAGAGGCTTTCTGCCAGTTTTAGAGGCTTTGTGCCAGTTTTAGAGGCTTTATGCCAGTGTTAGAGGCTTTGCGCCATTTTTAGAGGTGTTGTGCCAGTTTTTAGAGGCTTTGTGCCAGTTCTTAgaggctttgtgccatttttagaGGTGTTGTGCCAGTTTTTAGAGGCCTTCTGCCATTTTTAgaggctttgtgccatttttagaGGCTTTATGCCAGTTTTAGAGGCTTTGCGCCATTTTTAGAGGTGTTGTGCCATTTTCTAgaggctttgtgccatttttagaGGTGTTGTGCCATTTTCTAgaggctttgtgccatttttagaggctttgtgccatttttagaGGTGTTATGCCAGTTTTTAGAGGCTTTGTGCCAGTTTTTAgaggctttgtgccatttttagaGGTGTTGTGCCAGTTTTTAGAGGCTTTCTGCCATTTCTAGAGGTGTTGTGCCAGTTTTTAGAGGCTTTCTGCCAGTTTTAgaggctttgtgccatttttagaGGTGTTGTGCCAGTTTTTAGAGGTTTTCTGCTATTTTCAGAGGTGTTGTGCCAGTTTTTAGAGGTTTTGTGCTATTTTTAGAGGTTTCATGCCAGTTTTTACAGGTTTCATGCCAGTTCTTAGAGGCTTTCTGCCATTTTTAGAGGCTTTGTGCCAGTTTTAGAGGCTTTGCGCCATTTTTAGAGGTGTTGTGCCAGTTTTAgaggctttgtgccatttttagaggctttgtgccatttttagaggctttgtgccatttttagaggctttgtgccatttttagaGGTGTTGTGCCATTTTTAgaggctttgtgccatttttagaGGTGTTATGCCAGTTTTTAGAGGCTTTCTGCCATTTCTAGAGGTGTTGGACCAGTTTTTAGAGGTTTTGTGCTATTTTTAGAGGCTTTCTGCCATTTCTAGAGGTGTTGGACCAGTTTTTAGAGGTTTTGTGCTATTTTTAGAGGCTTTCTGCCATTTCTAGAGGTGTTGGACCAGTTTTTAGAggttttgtgatatttttagaGGTGTTCTGCCAGTTTTTAGAGGCTTTGTGCTAGTTTTAGAGGCTTTGTGCTAGTTTTAGAGGCTTTCTGCCAGTTTTAGAGGCTTTGCGCCATTTTTAGAGGTGTTGTGCCAGTTTTTAGAGGCTTTATGCCAGTTTTTAGAGGCTTTGTGCCATTTCTAGAGGCGTTGTGCCATTTTTAGAGGTGTTGTGCCAGTTTTTAGAggttttgtgatatttttagaGGTGTTCTGCCAGTTTTTAgaggctttgtgccatttttagaGGCGTTGTGCCATTTTTAGAGGTGTTGTGCCAGTTTTTAGAggttttgtgatatttttagaGGTGTTCTGCCAGTTTTTAGAGGCTTTCTGCCAGTTTTAGAGGCTTTGTGCTATTTTTAGAGGTTTCATGCCAGTTTTTACAGGttttgtgccatttgtagaGCTTTGTAGAGGTTTTGTGACAGTGTTTAGAGACTTTCTGCCATTCTTAGAGATTTTGTgccatttgactttttttttttttttttttacctgtgttTCATTGGTTAGAGAGATCTCCTTCAAATTTCGAAGCACTTGTTGCATCTCTGTAAGTAGGAATTTGACTGACATCGGCATTTACTTTGAAGAAATAGACACGTGCGAAACCAAAAGAACCGGCATTTTCTTGTCGTCGATTTGTCTTCGGCTAGGTAATCAACGAAATATACTTTCATATGAGCAATTAACTACTAGTGTGCAGTGTGACACCAAAAATAACTTCCATTCTGAACCTCCAAAAATAGGtggaaatgtcttttttttttttgctgccgGTAAATGATGGCGTGAGTGTGATGGCGTCAAAGCTGAGCACACGGAGCAGTATCAGCAAGCGTGGTCATTAAACATGAGCTCCTCGTCACTGCGGAGAGGAACCACTGACGTACGGTATATAAATGCGTGCGGGTCTTTGTTTCTCTAACGTGTAGAGTTTTTCTCTCAGGCAGTGGCTGATGGAGGCTCTGAACGAAAACGAACCAAACTCCTGCTTCATTTTCTTGGTCGGAACCAAAAGAGATCTGCTGGTGAGAActtcatcatctccatcattcTCTCGCACCCAGAGGCAAACCAACagccatgacacacacacacacacacacacacacacacacactgtaacgcttttatttatttatagattagTAATAATATTGTAAGGAATAAACTTCACCATATCCACGATTACGAAAATGTTTACGTTTCAACCGTACAAATCCCGGTGaccgagccgttactatagaaacgacgaCGTATTCGAACAAACGCATtcatattaatgtaaacctgtgatttgtagctgaaccattgtcagagctgctgttctagaaaatgaatcaacgccttctgaccgaTCGGAATGAAGCATTCGACTGCGCAGTAATCCCCCAGCACACCGCGCAGCATAATAACTAAAAGAAGGACAGAATCATCACGATAACTTCAGTCGCTCGCACGCAGTTTCCAGATGCTTCCATTAGCGTGTGTTTTGTTAATTAGTCTCCAGAGGAATGCCAGAGGACGGAGAGAGACGCAGTAAAGATGGCGGCGGAGATGAACGCGGAGTTCTGGTCCGTCTCGTCCAAAACAGGTGAAGTACACACCGTACTCACGGTCACGAGAGACACGCTACGGATAACAGAGCGCCATATTCCTCATCCTAATGAATCGTGAGCCGTAGCTGATGTCTTGATATGTGTAACACATACACGGCATGACCCTGTGGTACAGTACTGAGTAGTAAGGGTTTGTCTTTGCTCTGTGTTCACGCTCAGCTGTatggatgatgatggtgatgtgcTGATactattctgtgtgtgtgtgtgtgtgtgtgtgtgtgagacaggagAAAACGTGCAGCAGTTCTTCTTCCGTGTGGCCGCTCTGGCTTTCGAAGACTCCGTCCTGAAGGACACGGAGCTCGGGTACAGCACGGCGCGGATCGGAGACGGAGACGTTCTCAGTAAGCGTCCGTTTACTTCCTTTacgtgatggagtgtgtgtgtgtgtgtgtgtgtgtgtgtgtgtgaaggtatGTTCACACAGACACCGATTTTATCGCCGCAAGTCGCCAGTCGCTTTATTATGAAGTCGCCAGTAGGCGTTCCTGTTACTGGTTTCCGTGGTAACGCGTATCGGTGGGTGGCACAACCAGCATTCCGCTTTTGAGAACAAACCAGCGTCTGTATGTAAAATTCGCCAGTGTGTACACGCATCATATCCggtgagaggagaggagtgtgAGCTCGAGCGCCGGACCGTCTGCGGACTCGCAGGCGGCACGGCGGATCACgtgcgctctactgtcttcactcccattgggagtcgctgcaccaagttgctcgaaatttgcataaagttaagcTTTTCTCAGCTTTGTCGCGTCGCCGGACACGCCCACATCCGGTCGCTGGCGGTCGCTGTTGTCACTTTCGTTTGTTAGGTGTTGTTTTGTtggctttgtttttgttgttttcttagttctttttgtttgtttagttttggtttgcttgttttgttgtttgatttgtttattttttgttttattttttttttgtttagctatttgtttagtttagtatgtttgttattttgtttgattcttttattgtttttttttggcattagttttgtttttgccgttttatttgtttcttttctttgttttttgttaagttGTCTGTttagttttctttgttttgtgtttgttttattcatttttattttttgttgtttgttttgtttttgctgatgATTTTCTTAGTTTTTTGTTAAGTTGTTTGTttcgtgttgtttttttttttgtttgttttattaattttctgttgttttcttagTTATTTTCGTTTGTCTAGTttcggtttgtttgttttgtcgttttatttgtttggttgttttgtttgttttttgtttagtttagtaTGTCTGTTATTTAGTTTGATACTTttcgttttattttttgttgttttgtttttttgctgttttctttgtttattttctttgttttttgttaagttgtttgtttaagttttctttgtttgctttttatttaatttatttattaacacccccccccccccccccccccccatcaggCCATGATTTAAAAGCTGTCTTTTCACGTACGTGGTCTGTTTTGTTATCTCGAGCCCCCGAGGAGagttaataacaataatgcgTCACAGTAAAGCAGGAAGTTGATGTGgtggtgtttatttttgcagaaGTGGATAAAACTCAGGCATCTGCTGAGGTGAAGGCGGGGAGGAAGAACTGCTGCTGATCTGTCGGAGACGCCCTGCACTAGATCACGCCGAAGACCTCAGACGCAGTGGCTCGAGAATTTAAGAGGGAAAAAATCAGAAACTCACAGTCGTGCATTCAGTATCATGCAGTCGAGTGTTTCGTCCCAGGACTTTTACTGCTCGAGCTTCATCATGGTGTTTATACTCTCAGTATTGTGCTAGCGTAACCACTGCcgttatagaaataaaataaacatcaaatACACAATATTTGAGCAGAGGGGAGTAAACCTGCCTGCCTCTTTAACAGAACAGAAATGTTATTCAGTATTTAATCAGCATCGATGGCTGTAACCGAGCAGCtgttattaacacattattaacacggatttgcattattttatgattttaccaatactttttttttacaacattaaatgaagTGCCGTTTctcatgcagtgtgtgttttctctttcctttcaaACATTAGACAATTATAATGAGGTGTTAAacaattacatacatacatatataaaataattaaatagacACATCATTTTTCTGGTCTAGAATGGGTTAAAGAAACGTTCATATACTCATCTACTCTTTTTAGAACAACAGTGAAGTAAAGAATAAATATGTCTCTTCCGTAAAATAAGAATGAAAAAGGAAGTTAACCTGAAAACAAATACTACTGAATATATACAGCTCAGTAACTATCATAATTATTTAGAATCATAACttttttcagttattattgtgagATAATTAAAATGCTAAAGCGTTTAAAAggtatttaaatttatttttgtgacaATTTCCAAGAACAAATCCGAATGTCTAAACAGCTATGGACCGGGAAAGCCGCTGTTCTGCTCCTGGCCGTTAGACGGCGCTGCTGCACTTTCACACTCGAGCGTTAACGCAACCAAGAGGAAGAGCGCTGTTTGTTGTTATGGGAAGTAGCAAGTGGACAAGAGAAGCTTTAAAAAACTATAAAATGGCGGAACTGAGAAGCTAATGTTGCTATGTAAAGACGATATAAAGAGTGCACGTCGTTTAGATAAAGTGTGTGGTGAGTTTTTTGCGGTTTTTAAAAAGAGTAGTCGATTTTCAAACGAAGGAGTATTAGCTGTATTGGGCCGAGCTACAAACGGCTCGATACTTTATTTGCAAGTACACTATTTAGGGTCTGTCATAGTGGGCTCGTGTACtccatgtagtgcactacagaCTCAGCACGGAGTTATTTGTAATTCAGCCTTAGATGTGTTATAGCCTTGCAGCTGTCATGTCATATGTTTTAACGTTCATAGTGTACTCCTGATAGTTTtagtattaaaataataaaatgatgaatatatatatatatatataagtgtgtatgtgtgtatatgcatatatgtctgtatatgtatatatgtgtgtgtatatatgtatatacatatatattaacacacacacacacacacacacacacatatatatatatatatatatatatatatatatatatatatatatatatatatatatatatgtgtgtgtgtatatatatatatatatatgtgtgtatatatatatatatatatatgtgtatatatatatatatatatatatgtgtatatttgtgtatatatttatgtatatatatttatatatatatatatatatatatatatttatgtatatatatgtatatatatatatatgtatatatatgtgtatatatatatatgtatgtatatatatatgtatatatatatatatatatatgtgtgtgtgtgtgtatatatatatgtgtgtgtgtgtgtatatatatatatgtgtgtatgtgtgtgtatatatatatatgtgtgtatatgtatatatatatatgtgtgtgtatatgtatatatatatatatgtgtgtatatatatatatatgtgtgtgtatatatatatatatatatatatgtgtgtatatatatatatgtatatatgtgtgtatatatatatatatatatatatatatatatatatatatatatatgtatatgtgtacatgtgtgtgtgtgtgtgtgtgtgtgtatatatatatatatatataatgtgtgtgtgtgtgtttatattaaagAAGTCAGACTCGGACCTGGACTCTGACCTGGACCCGGAGCTCAGCGGTGATTGATGTTTGTTCTGTGGTGTCGGAGTGTGTGAATGCTGCAGATAAAATGACCATCGCTACCAAAACCAAAACCTACAAACTGGTAGTCCATAAGAAGGGCTTCGGAGGAAGCGGTGAGTTCCTGCGCAATGCTCTGTATGTACGTCACGCTCACAAGAGACGTCCGTGCGCGTCTGCCTTGTGATTGGTATCAGGGTGATGTTTAGgctagccccgcccactttacaCTGAAATGAAATCCATGTAGATGTTGAAGAATCGTCGTTTATCCGGAAATCCGTGTGTACTGCGCATCTCTCAGCCTTAATCGAAAGTCAtcatatgaaataaatgaatttccTCAGATGTCATGATGATGTCATAACATGCATTCccttttctttgttgttttaaatgacgACCACCAAATAAGCGTTCCACCTCCACATACCCTGTCCTAAATATCAAGTTCTCGCATAACCGATTGTTTACACAGACGATCAGACAAACTCCTGGTTGATCAGGAAATCGAGTGTGTTTTATCACGCCTCTCCTCTTTCAGATGACGAGCTGATGATGAACCCGAAGGTGTTTCCTCAGGTTAAACTGGGGGACATCGTGGAGATCGCACACCCCAATGATGAgtacaggtgagagagagagagaaacgggaCGTTTCGGACCATTCCGTAGTTGTGGGACGTGAAATATCGACTGAATATTACAATGGATTACTcttcaaacataaataaataaataaaagaacactTGGAGCTTGTTACATTGAC
Coding sequences:
- the rab36 gene encoding ras-related protein Rab-36 (The RefSeq protein has 3 substitutions compared to this genomic sequence), which codes for MQFAFPVSKNRIISTFPKCYNPQACLQMKEDWNVKAKLAFKDRATRQQSLDRLKMSKAVVVGDLNVGKTCLINRFCKDAFDRDYKATIGVDFEIERFELSGLPFSLQIWDTAGQEKFKCIASAYYRGAQVIVTVFDMTDTLTLEHTKQRLMEALNENEPNSCFIFLVGTKRDLLSPEECQRTERDAVKMAAEMNAEFWSVSSKTGENVQQFFFRVAALAFEDSVLKDTELGYSTARIGDGDVLKVDKTQASAEVKAGRKNCC
- the rab36 gene encoding ras-related protein Rab-36 isoform X2 → MKEDWNVKAKLAFKDRATWQQSLDRLKMSKAVVVGDLNVGKTCLINRFCKDAFDRDYKATIGVDFEIERFELSGLPFSLQIWDTAGQEKFKCIASAYYRGAQVIVTVFDMTDILTLEHTKQWLMEALNENEPNSCFIFLVGTKRDLLSPEECQRTERDAVKMAAEMNAEFWSVSSKTGENVQQFFFRVAALAFEDSVLKDTELGYSTARIGDGDVLKVDKTQASAEVKAGRKNCC
- the rab36 gene encoding ras-related protein Rab-36 isoform X1, which translates into the protein MQFAFPVSKNRIISTFPKCYNPQACLQMKEDWNVKAKLAFKDRATWQQRLKMSKAVVVGDLNVGKTCLINRFCKDAFDRDYKATIGVDFEIERFELSGLPFSLQIWDTAGQEKFKCIASAYYRGAQVIVTVFDMTDILTLEHTKQWLMEALNENEPNSCFIFLVGTKRDLLSPEECQRTERDAVKMAAEMNAEFWSVSSKTGENVQQFFFRVAALAFEDSVLKDTELGYSTARIGDGDVLKVDKTQASAEVKAGRKNCC